Genomic window (Rossellomorea aquimaris):
GAAATTTATAACTATAAGACCTGATCACTAGATCGGGAGTAGTTAGATACGGTCATACAGCTCACCACTTTAACATCACTTCTTTAAAATCGAATCCGGAAACGTTAACTGCAAAGAATTATCTTTGATTCCATCGTCTACTTTTTCATTAATTAAATTATCATTAATGATTACACTGTAATTTCCTTTAGGTATCGAACTCATTGACTTAATATCCTGTTGAACTTTATTGAATAATTTTTTATCAGGTTCTACATTTTCATTCTCCATATATAACTGAATCGTAATATTATAATCTTCTGCTACGAAATCAGCTTTTGAGAATAGGGATTTAAGTTCACTGATGGGTGTGCCATGATCTTTCAGATAAGCCTCATACACTGGTTGGATAGCCTTATCGTCTGGTGGAGTGGATAGATAATAATAGGGGGTCATATAACCTGCCCCTCCGACATTTTCAAGTGATTCTTTTCTTTTCCCTACAACTTCATTTTCGGACACTATCTTACTTAGATACTGATCCAGGTTATTAAATTCATCTTCAAATATAAGGTGATAAAGACCTCCTTGAATGGCGCTCTCAATATCCCCGTCCAAAGACGTAACGTCATCCCCTACAACCTTTTTTTGACTCACATCAATTGGCACTATAGCGGTTGTAAAGAAATGAACGGGTCCTGTCGACTCTACAAACACCGTCGCACCATCCACATTCCCTACCAGATTATGAACCTTTACCTCTGTCTTATAGTTTTCTATGAAAAAAGTTTTTACTGCTTGTTCAATTTCTTTACGATGAGCTTCAGCGATCTGGTCATTTTCTTCACCGTTGTTCAGTGAGTAGCCTTCTCCTTTGTAGTCCTGCACCCGTTCATATTGATCCTGGACCTGAGGTGTATTGTCTGAATCCGCACACCCTCCAAGGAGCATGGAAATCCCCATGCCGTATGCAGCCCATCTCTTTTTCCCGATCATTCTCACATCCTCCCTCCTAATCTCTTACAATCTCATTAGGAAACGCCCGTTCAAGAGAATTGTCTTTCACACCCTCAAACGATTCTTTATGTACCCGATTGTCATTGATGAATACACTGTAGGTTCCCTTTGGGATTCCATCCATCCTTTCGATATCTCCCATAACCTTATCAAATATATCCTCGTTGGGTTCAGCGTCTTCCTCTTCCATAAACAGCATGATGGAAACTCTCAGATTGTCCGCGCTAAATTTTTCTTCATTGAAAGCTTCCCTCAACTGTTCTGCCGATGCTTTCGGGTTCCTTATGTACAACTCATATGCAGGCAGGATCGCTTCATCGTCAATGGTGGACGACCCGATGAAATAGTAAGGGTTCATATATCCAGCCCCACCAACGTTTCCAAGAGATTCAACTGTACGGCCAACAACCTCCTCTTCGGCAACGATCCTATCAAGATACTCATCAAGACGATCAAATTCTTCATTAAATATGATCCTGTATAATCCATCCGTAATCGCACTCTCCACTTGCCCTTCCTGTGAAAAAACGCGATTCGTACTCACTTTCTCTCCATCGAACGGAATCACCGCATACGTGTAAAAATGGAGCGGTCCTTCAGATTCAACAAACACTGTGGCCCCATCTACATTCCCAACCAGATTATGAACTATAACGTCTGTCTTATACTCCTCCAGAAAAAACTTCTTGACTTCCTTTTCAATCTTCTCTTTATTAGCTTCTGCGATCTTGTCGTTTTCCGATCCCTGATTCAGGAAGTAACCTTCTCCTTTATAGTCCTGAACCCGCTCATATTGGGTGTTTGGATTCACTTTTGGAGTTTCTGATTTTTCAATACAACCGCTTACTAGCAGCAGCATGGTAGCATATGTGATAATCGTTTTCTTTTTCAAGCTTCATCATTCCTTTACTTTTCCTCTCCCAAATTAATAGGGAAGTTCAGGCGGATTTTTTTATAAACCATAATGATTATGGCACTCATACCTTGCTTCTAATAATAATTCCATTATATCTATAACTCTATCCAACCTTCATTACCGGACCATTTTTATTACAGAATTGTTTAAATATCCCAATTCATCCGATGTAACTTGCGTATTTATTTATTTTGATAGAAGAGAATGCTGAAGTAAATAATTAACATTCAATATAACTAAACATTTCCAATTATTTTCCGTTATAATGGAAAATATGGTATTTTAATTGGTCGTTATCACTTTTTATTCATATTGTTTATCGGAGGATGTTATATGGTTTTTGATGGGATATTAATCGCAATAATCATCGGATTCATTCGTGGAGGAAGCTTTAAGAAATTTGCAGATATCCGTTGTAAAATGGGATGGGTCTTCCCCGTATTGCTGCTGTTACAACTTGTCATTTTTTATTTTCAGAATAAGGTGGAGTGGGTCGGACAGGTTAGCAATCTCTCATTTATGTTCATATATGTCGTGGGGCTCACATTTTTATGGGTGAATCGCCATCATCCCCATTTCGTCACGATTTTCGTCGGGGTTCTATTGAACTTCATTGTCATGGCCATCAATGGGGGAAGGATGCCTGTCTCCTTGGAGGAGGCAGCGGTGATCGATCCTCAATATATGGAAGCAACGAAAAATGCGTTATATGCCAAGCATACGCTTGTGACGGAATCTACGAAACTGGCTTTATTGGGAGATATCATTCCTTTGTCAGCCCCCTACCCCCGTGAGCAGGCAATCAGCATCGGGGATGTGGTGATGAATATCGGGGTATTCCTTTTCATCCAATCCGTGATGGTCCGAAAGAAGGACAAGCTCATCGCATCCAAGACGACACTTTAAGGAGGTGAGATTATAATGAAAAATAGAACGAAAAATGCTATCATTAACCTAGTCATCATTGGTTCTGCTGTAGTTGCCCTTACTTCTGGTTGGAAGTTCTGGTAGAAAATACAGGGCTGATCACGGATCATCCGACCCGGGGTCAGCCCTAATATGTTAATGAGAGCGTGAATACGTATGAAAGTAAAACTGAAATCAGAAAACGTGTATATTGCATGTGTTTCCCTTCTTGGTGTTCTATTATTTATGAACCATCTCAATCCCCAAGTGGAAGACTTATCAAACTGGGTGCTCATTTATACCCTTGTCGGAGCGATTTTGCTATTAAATCATTTTAATATTATCATTCCTCTTTCCGGCAATACCCTTTCCATGGATTCCTCTATTTACTTAGCAGGTCTTTTTTTGTTTGGCCTGAAGATCCCTTTGCTGGCACTCGGCGTCAGCAGTATCGTATTTCTAATGATCCGCTTCAAATTGGCGTGGTGGAAGCACCTTTTTAATTTTGCCAATTATTCTCTCATGCTGATCTGTACCTATTATACGTTCATTCTGACGGGTGGGACTGTCGGTGAAACGGACTTTCCGAATATCATGCCCTACGCCCTGTCCCTGTCTGTTTACTTCATCTTAAATGTCATGATTATGTGGGTCTATTTCTATCTGGCACAGAAGCCATCCCTGAAAACCATCATCCGTACTGCTTTTCAAAAACAGCTCATTCAAGAGGTCTTCACCAGCTACCTCTGTACGCTCGTCCTGGCATTGGTCCTGACGATCCTAATCAGCCAGCAGCCGATATTCGGTATATTCCTATTCCTGACACTTGCAATCATGCTTTCTTTCGCCTTCAAAAACTTCTTCAATCTATATAAAGAGGAAGAAGCGAAAGCCAAGAGAGATTTCTTAACGGGCTTATATAATCATGGATACTTTAAGCTTCGCCTCGATGAGATGCTTTCGGAGAATCAAAAGAAACCGTTCTGCGTGGCCTTACTCGACTTAGATGATTTCAAAAAATACAATGATGCCAACGGGCACATACAAGGGGATGCGCTCCTAAAGTTCTTTGGCACGTTCATGCTTGAAAAAACAAAGGACAACCCCTTTATCGCTGCCCGCTATGGAGGTGAGGAATTCGGTCTTGTCCTGCCTGATGTTTCCAAGCGGGATGCCTTCACCTTCCTCAATAAAATCAGGAAAGAAATCAATGATACCTATTTTACTGGAGTGGAGCATTCCCCCCAGGGCTGCATTTCATTCTCGGCAGGAATTGTGGAATATGAGAATGGTACGTACAGTTCATCTGAACTTTTATCGAAGGCGGATAAAGCTCTTTACTTTGCAAAGTCTCAAGGGAAAAATGTCATCCAAGTATATAAAGAAGATCAGGTCTATCACCAGGACTGCCAGTTTGCGAAAGAAATCGATGCACTTGAACAGCAGCTGCAGATCTTTCTATCCAAGGATGTTTACACCTATCAGCATAGCAAGCGTGTCTTTTTCTATGCGACAGAAATGAGTGAACGGCTGAATCTAAGCATCGAAGAACGGCGCACCCTGATCCTGGGGGCACTGATCCACGATATCGGGAAGCTTGAAATTCCAAGGGATATCATCAACAAAAAAGGTAAACTTGATCCCCATGAATGGGAGATGATGAAGAAGCACGTCATCTATGGAAAAGAAATCATTTCTTCTATTAAAAAATATGACGAGCTCCTTCCCTTAATAGAACTGCATCATGAACGTTATGACGGTAAGGGATATCCGTACGGATTGAAGGAAGCGAACATACCAAAACTGGCACGGATCCTTTGCATCATCGATTCCTTTGATGCCATGACGACAGAACGCCCATACCAGAAAACGAAAACCTTTACTGAAGGGATAACGGAACTCAGAACATGCGCTGGTCATCAATTCGATCCTCATTATGTGGAACCTTTCATCCAGATGATCCAGGAGAATTATGGGGATAAATTAGCTGGTGAATAGGAATCTTAGCTTGTCAGATCGTATTTCCCACCTAACCTACCTTGAAGTTTTGATGATATAACAGTCAATACATGAGATTACTCATTTAGGTAACTTTCCGTAGCACTTAGCTATGATAGAATCATGATTACATTAAAAAAGCTGTCCTTTGGAAAAAGGGCAGCTCTTTCTAATAATATTTCCTTATTTCGTCACAAAAATCTCATTGAAGCTTTGTTTACTCACCGGAAAGAGCATTCTTCAGCTCCTCCCCCACTGCTCCGGCCAGAGTCCTTGCATACAACGTAGAAATATGATGATAATCCCGATACACCAATACATTCCCAACCACAGGCGGACAGGTATCGTTTTGGCAGAAGTACTCCGACAGATCAGCAAATGTGACATTGTCAGGGATTCCCTCTGTATTTTCCCAAGGGACCGTGTCGGATAAGACTTGATCTCTTGGAACAGAACATTCCTCTATCCCTTTTTCTTCTACACATTGTGGCGGGTCCCCCTCCATAAAAGGGTTGTCTCGGACGGCAAAGATGTTGGTGATTCCGTCGAGTTTTTCCCATTGATGAATATATCCTTCAGGTACGGTGTCCCCTTCCCCAACGTTCGCTGTCGTAAATACCAGGTCTGGTGGATCGGACTTTAGCATCTTCAGGACTTCCTCATTCCAATCCATGCAGGATTCATTCAATAGCCCCTCGAAATCATCATCAGAAAAGCGGCATGCATCTTTATTGTAGATATCGATTTGCAGTTTCATCTTTTTTGATAATTCCTCCAGTGCCGGGTACCAGTGACCCGAATGGGAACCACCGATAAGGGCAACGGTATAATCAGGATCGTCCGTCTCACCGCGGGAGCAGACGGTCACTTTATCATCCTCCATATTCGAGAAGCATTCAGGATTATCATAAAATGCCGGCAGGTCCTCTTTAACAGTCAGGGCTGATGGAACGGGCTTTTTGTCCGGAGCAGGTTCCATGTTATCTGAAATCGCCCTTGCACCCGGATATTCTTTCAAGTCATATTGTTGCTGATTCTGGTCTTTAACATATAAAGCCCACACTGTATTCAAGCACAATAATGGAAGGATAAGACCCAATAATACCGTTGCCAGCCTTTTTTTAGACTGTTTAACACTGATTTTCCGAACGGGTGTTTCAAAGATTTTGACTGATAGAAACGAGAGTAAAAAGGCACTCAAGATTATCGCTACCCCGCCCAGCAGAGAAACAGTATTAACATCAAAATAGCTGTAATAGAAAACCAGAAGCGGCCAGTGCCACAAGTAAAACCCGTAAGAAATACCTCCGAAAAACATGAAGGGTTTTGAACCAAGCAGTCTGTCTACACCAAACCGAGCAGGATTCTCAGCTGCAATGATGATCAATATCACCCCGGTTGTGGGCAGTAGGGCTGCATATCCCGGGAAAACAGTGGAGACAGGCAAAAGGATACCTGTTAAACAGATGACGGCCAAACCAAGCCAGCCTATCACCATATTCACGGATTTTCTCAACGTCAAATATGGAATGAGAAGGGCCAAAATACCACCCAAGCTAAACTCCCATACACGTGCCAGCGTATCAAAATACGCCCAAGGCTGATTAACCGCTGTCTTATAAACGGAATATCCGATCGATAGGGTGAAAAGGGTGATTAAAACAGCTAGTAATGTCTTTCTTACCGGCGTTTTCAGTATTTTTTTCGCTATTAGAAAAGAGAACAAAATGACGAAAGGCCAGGTCAAATAAAATTGTCCCTGCAGAGAAAGGGCCCAATAATGTTGCAAGGGACTTGCTTGATTGTTCTGAGCCAGGTAATCCACTGCACTCACAGCCAGTTGCCAATTCTGAACGTATAAAGCAGAAGAAAAGACTTCCGTGATTATTTGCTTCCATTGTGCCTGGGGCATAATCATTATGGAGAGTCCGACCGTAAACACTAGCACCGTAAAGGCCACTGGGAATAATCTCCGGGCAAGCCCCAGCCAATATTCAACTAAGTGTATCCGGCCCTCCCTCTCCACCTTTGTCAATAAGGAGGTGGTGATCAGGTAACCTGATACAATAAAGAAAACATCCACCCCGCCTGATACCGATCCAATCCATATATGATAAACGGCCACCAAAAAGGCCGCTACCGTTCTTACACCTTCTAATTCAGGGCGGAACTTTTTTTCCGGTGCTCTCAAGTCCATCCTAACCATCTCCAATACAAATCCATTTATGACTCTAGTGTTCCTGTTATGTACTCTTTTTAAGCATTCAGGCTCGAATTGCTTATCCAGTTATAACGTATTGTAATGGAAGAGTGTAAATGGTTTACTACATTATCGTTAGGATACTGTAAATTTCTAAAACATTTGTCGAAAAATATTGTTTTCTCGTACATCTAAAACCTATTTTCATTTATTTAACAAATTACTATAATCATATAAGGAATAAAATTCCTATACTTATATTTTCTTGAAGGAGAATGAACATGATCACAAAAAAAATGCTAACGGCTTCTGTATTGGCCACTACACTTGTGTTTTCAAGCAGTACACTCTTACATCCGGGCCATTCAGTAGAAGCTGCTCAAAGCATGAACTATCAATTGGAGTTAGATCAATTCGCCTCGCATTATGCGAACATAATCCGGATGTTGGAAAGCTACACGACCAAAATCGATGCAGCAAAATCCGAAAAAGAAGTGATGAAGCTTTACGATGACTATATTGCCTATTTCGATGATGCCTTGGAGAAAGAGGCTCCGGTCAACCCTTCCAATAAAGAAATCGTGATCTTGGATGAATACATTTATAACAGTTTAATAGAAATATATAACTCAGAAATCGATACCATCGACTACTTAAATGGAGACTTGTCGGAACACGACTACGGCATCGCGATGAATGATATGGAAGTCAACGTAGAGAATCTGGAGAAAATGTTCAAACAAGTGGCCATGACCTATAAATCTAAGCGCCACATCACCTTCAGCAATGATATGTATTATCTGCTTGGAGAAACGCCTCCTGTGAAAACGGAAACAACGGGTACGTACAAAGTGAAAAAGGGTGACACTCTTTATGCCATCGCCAAGAAGTATAAGACCTCCGTCAATCAATTAAAGAAGATCAACCATCTGAAAAGTGATCACATCTACATCGGACAAGTACTGAAGGTCTCAGGTTCCACGACGGCACCTTCCAAAAATGAGCCTGCCTCACCACAGACCACAAGCTATAAGGTGAAGAAAGGCGATACCCTTTCTTCCATCGCAAAGAAAAATAAGACGACGGTCAGTAATCTAAAGAAAATCAACAACCTGAAGAGCGATCGTATCTATGTCGGTCAGGTGCTGAAGGTTTCAGGATCTGCAACAACTCCAGCCACTTCACCTTCGAAATCAACGACATATAAGGTGAAAAAAGGCGATACCCTGTCAGTGATTGCAAAGAAATATAAAACAACGGTCAGCAACCTGAAAAAGCTCAACAACCTAAAAAGCGATATGATCTATGTCGGCCAAGTTCTTAAAGTGACAGGTTCAACACCTACTAAAGATAAAAACCCGGCTCCCGCTAAAGTCACAACGCATACAGTGAGAAAAGGGGATACCCTGTCTGCCATCGCGAAAAAATATAAAACGTCGGTTTCAAAATTGAAGAAAACGAACAAATTGATCAGTGATCGGATTTATGTGGGTGAAGTATTGAAAGTTCAATAAGTTGGTTTGGGTTTCATAGAAAAGAAGCAAGTAATGGTCACTTGCTTCTTTTCTTATTCCCTATTTTTTTGTTTTAAACTTCCCCTGCTGCCCTTCCCTAAAAATATACTCACTCGAAATGATAGCCAATACAACCATGACCACTATGAGAATATATTCAAGTACGGTATATTCTAAATCGAAGTATGGAACGACAAACGATAAAATATTCAGGTATAAGACAATCAATACGATTGTGACAGCATATTTAAGTACTTTTCTTACGAAGCGCTTCATTTTTCTCACTCTTTCAATAGGTAGACTTAAGCAGACTCCCCCGCTTCGGCAGCAGCGGAACTGCGTCGAAGCCATACAGCCCCGATCAAAGAAAGAATGCCGAGGAAAGCAAGGCTGAATAAAGAGACTGTCCCACCCTTTTGATACGGAAGATCGGTGTAATACCCATGGGTTTCACCAGAAAGTCCCCTTATCCATTGTGTCTCCAGCTTGTTCTTTGTTCGAAGCGTAAATTCACTAGTGCTTATGACTCCATTCTCGTTGATGTTGTAAGTCTTATACTTGGCAGTACTGGAATCCGGCGTCTTTTTCAAGGCAATGATGAATGACTCCCTGCCTGTTTCCTTTTCCACCATCATCTTGTATTGAATCGCATCCCCAAACGCTCTCATCCCCTCCCGTCCGGAGTCGACCTGAAACCCTTTAAGCTTTGCTTCCGGTTCATCCTTCACCTCAAAGATGATATCCCCGCTCTTCTTACCCGATGCCTCATCTTCCTCGAGAAACGTATTCAGCTTCACACCATGAAACACTTGAACCGGATATACCACTCCATCTTCCGTTAATGATAGGTAGTCATACTCCCGCTCAAATTTATTCTGATAGAAGGTTTCCCTGACGCTTTGGACCAGAAAATAAAGAACGATGGAGAACAATAATAAGCCTATGAATGATAGAAGACCACTTGCATACACAAGGCGTTTCTTTTTACTGAAATTCATGGGTTCCTCCCTTCCTTTCTTTTATGGTTCATATTAAAAAATAATAGATATGTACATATTCTAGTAAAAAGGGGAAATACCTTGTTGGGGTGGGAAAAAGGGGGAGCGGGACAGGTATTGAATCATTTATTATGATATGTATTATTAAGGTTTTTGTCATTTTGGTATACCAGACTTAGACATGAAAGCAACCTCTCGTACGACAGCCTTTGAGTCTTGATTTCTAAAATCATAAAATATTATTCTTAGCACACCTCCAGTACTAGGTATCTCCCATAAAAAAATCGAGAAAGAATTTTACTGTTTGACTTTTGTTAAGCAACTAAACATTAAAAACCTCAAGAAAGCAAAAACTCTCTTGAGGTTTCTCTTAGTCTTCTATATCAAGTAGATAATCATAAAATTCTTCATGTAATGCACCATTTGTTTTCAATGATACATTTTTCTTTTCTATTACTAAATCGACTGTATAATTGTCTGCTAAGTCATCCCCACCATCTACCATCACTAATATAGAATGAATTGAACCTTTTATCAGCTCATTTAATACTTTTTCATAAGCTTCTCTTTCTTCATCGTTTTTTAATAGATTTTGTAATATTTGATATTCTTCTTCATAATCGGACCAAATTAAATCAGCATTTTCATCTAAACTTTTTATTGACGACTTCACCCAATAATCCTTAATAGCTTTTAATTGCTTAAATAATTGCTTTTTTTCTTCCATTGCAACTCCTCCTATTTATTATGCCAATACTTTCCGTATTTACTTTCAATAGTTTTTGCAAAATCTTTTACATCTTCTGAAGTAGGTGTTCTCTCTAGTTTCTTATCCCATTTACTCCATTCATTTGTTATTTTTGAATGTATTTTTGGGTCTATGCCTTTTAAATTGTGTACTTCATGAACATTAATTCCTGCATTTTTCATTAATGTTTCGTATTTTTGTGGTAAAGTATGATGAACTTGCCACCCTTTGGGTAAATCCCGGAATTTATCTAAATACAACTTTCTGTAATTACTTTTAGTAGGAGTAATAACACCCTTAGAAAAAAACTGAAGATCTAACTATAATAATTTTTCCTGGGTATTTTTTAGAGTATTATTCACTGTACTAGCTACTCTGCTACTCTTAATTATTGAAATCCCTGAACCCACGCCCTTGATTATTGTACATGGTCCAAATAGCAACTCATCTCTTGCAATTGGTACTTTCGTATAGTCCACCGACTTAATTGAAGCGTAATAACGGCTTGAAAGTCCTTAGCCAATCAAGATTTTTGAATGATTTAAATATAAATTTTTCACTTTATTCCCTATGAAGATATCAATAAAGAAGAATTCAATTAGTTGCTACTATCTTTTTCCTCTATGAATTCTAAAAACGAATCTTGTAGTTCTCCCTCCGTATCAATAGAACTAAGAATTAATTTAGGTTCTAACGAACAATCTTTTAAAGTGGAACTTCCGTCAATTACTCCTAACATGTTTGAAATAGTATCAATCATAGTTTGTTCTATTATCCTCATTAATGTATTTTTATTTTCGTATGATAAACTATCGTAAAAACTAATAGCTTCTTTCCAATAATCATGCGTTTTGGGAGTAACATTTGTTGTTTCAATCAGATCTTTGTACAGATTAAGGTTCTCTTTTACTATAGATTCATAAAGTGATTTAACAAAAGTATCATTCATTTTATTTCCTCATTTCTGGATACATTTTTTTGTTTAGTTCAATAAGGACTTTTAAAGAAGAATTTGGTATGTCATCATAGAGTCTTATTAATTTGTCCATTATCCTAGTTCTTCACTTGGACATGTCTTTCCCTGGGGGGCAGGGTTTAAACAACCTTGCTACTATTATAAAATTCCAAATACTCAAGATGATAGATATATAGAATAAAAAATATATTGTCTATGTAACTTAACCGAAATGCTTACCATGATGAATTTCTTACTCAGCACAAAGAAGCACGGGATGACCCGTGCTTCGTTTAGATATATGTCCTAACAGGTCCGGTTGGGAACTTCCCTGTTACTTGCCCGCCCTTACTTAATTACCAGATCACCATCGCTTCTCTTTTTCCGGCATGACTTGACATCCTAAATTCTAAGATGGGGCAAAGAACCCCTTCCTTGGGCCCTGGTTCTCAGGTTGGGAAACAGCGCCTGTCCTCCCATCCCACACCATTTCCCCACCAACAAAGGTTGCTCGAACGTCCCACTTTTCATCAATCAACGCAATATTGGCCTTTTTCCCAATCTCTAAGCTGCCAATCTCGTGATCAATTTGGAGCAGCTTTGCCTGGTTTAGACTAACCATTGGTAAAATCTCCTCAAGGGGAAGCTTCAATACCTCTTTCATATTTTTTAGGCATTCCAGTAAGTTGGTTGTACTTCCTGCCAAGGAGTTGGTGTCCACGGTCCTCGCGATTCGATCTTCGACTTTCACTTTCATTGTACCGAGGGTGTATTGACCGTCCGGCAAGTCGGCTGCAGCCATGGAATCGCTGATTAAAAGGATTTTATCGCTTCCTTTTGTTTTATGTAATAGTTTGATGGCGCCTGGGTGGAGGTGATGGAGGTCGGCGATGCATTCACAAAGGCAGTCATCATTGGTCAGGACGGCCCCGACGCATCCCGGGTCGCGGTGCTTGAATCCTCTCATTCCGTTAAACGTATGGACTGCGATTCTTGCGCCTTGGGCGATAGCAAGATTCGTTGTTTCATAATCTGCGTTGGTATGCCCCATCGAAACGTGGATCCCCATACCTGTGAGATAATCGATGATCTCCATGGCATGTTCTTTTTCAGGGGCGATCGTCAGTACTTTTATCGTGTTAGCCGAAGCATTGATCAGCCCTTCCATCTCTTCGATTGATAGCTCTCGCATGTACTCCACGGGATGGGCCCCTTTATGTTCGGGTGTAATATAAGGACCTTCCACATAGGATCCAAGGATTTCGGCTCCATTTGTTTGACCGATCGCTGTACTTACTGCTCCTACCGCTTTCCGGATGCTCTCCAGATCATGGGTGAGTGTAGTCGGCAGGAATCCTGTTACTCCGTATTTCACAAGAGAGTTAGACATCTCCTGTAAAGAATGGACACTCCCATCCATGGTGTCATGTCCCGCTATGCCATGGATATGCAGGTCAATCATGCCAGGTATGGCGGAACAACCGGGGAATTCGATGATGTCACATGGAGGAGTTTTCTTAGTAATGCCTGAAATGCGCCCATCTTCCAAGAGCAGATACCCATTTTCAACGATCCCTTCCGGTGTATAAATGCGGCCGGCCTTCACGGCTTTCATTATCCTCATCCCCTTTTATTAAAATAAACAGAACAAGCAACACCTTCATGGGTGCTGCTTCTTACACTGATTCTTTCATGTTCATCCGGTCTAAAGCCAAGTAACAGGCTCCGTATAATCCTGCGTCATTTCCCAGAGAAGAGGCAATGACCGTATCCTCATTCCCATATACATCCATTACTTCATTCCTTAATTGTCTATTGATATCTTGAATAAAAGGACCCTCACCTTCCGTAATACCGCCCCCAATGATGATCTTTTCTGGGTTGAGAAGATGGATGACATTCGTTAATCCCATACTAATAGAATGAATAAACCGTTCATATACGAGCAAAGCAAATGGCTCTCCCTGCTTGACAAGCTCCATAATCGTTTCGCCGGAAACGTTCTCAACCGCCACTCCTTTTTGCAGGGCCTCCTCCTTATAGTCTTGAACAAAAGCAGAAGTGGACGCATATCGTTCAAGGCAGCCTTTTCTCCCGCAGCTGCACGGTTTCCCACCTGTAACAATGACGGTATGGCCCAGCTCACCCGCAAGTCCCGAAGATCCATTGACGATCCTGCCATCCATCACGATGCTGCTGCCAATTCCAGTACCCAGTGTTAAGAAGACGGCGTTTCTCATCCCCTTGACAGCACCTTTCCACATCTCGCCAAGGCACGCACTTTTCACATCGTTTTCAACTGATACCGGTAATTTGGTGAGTGAAAATAATATCTCTCCCAGCTTCATTCCACTATAACCTAGAATATTATTTGAGAATAATATCATTCCTTTCTCACGATCCACGAGACCGCAAGAGGATATGCCAATGGCAGAGAGGTGAAAATCATGCTGAAGCGATTTCACTTTTTCATTTAATACGTCAGGAATCTC
Coding sequences:
- the nagA gene encoding N-acetylglucosamine-6-phosphate deacetylase; the protein is MKAVKAGRIYTPEGIVENGYLLLEDGRISGITKKTPPCDIIEFPGCSAIPGMIDLHIHGIAGHDTMDGSVHSLQEMSNSLVKYGVTGFLPTTLTHDLESIRKAVGAVSTAIGQTNGAEILGSYVEGPYITPEHKGAHPVEYMRELSIEEMEGLINASANTIKVLTIAPEKEHAMEIIDYLTGMGIHVSMGHTNADYETTNLAIAQGARIAVHTFNGMRGFKHRDPGCVGAVLTNDDCLCECIADLHHLHPGAIKLLHKTKGSDKILLISDSMAAADLPDGQYTLGTMKVKVEDRIARTVDTNSLAGSTTNLLECLKNMKEVLKLPLEEILPMVSLNQAKLLQIDHEIGSLEIGKKANIALIDEKWDVRATFVGGEMVWDGRTGAVSQPENQGPRKGFFAPS
- a CDS encoding LysM peptidoglycan-binding domain-containing protein, which produces MITKKMLTASVLATTLVFSSSTLLHPGHSVEAAQSMNYQLELDQFASHYANIIRMLESYTTKIDAAKSEKEVMKLYDDYIAYFDDALEKEAPVNPSNKEIVILDEYIYNSLIEIYNSEIDTIDYLNGDLSEHDYGIAMNDMEVNVENLEKMFKQVAMTYKSKRHITFSNDMYYLLGETPPVKTETTGTYKVKKGDTLYAIAKKYKTSVNQLKKINHLKSDHIYIGQVLKVSGSTTAPSKNEPASPQTTSYKVKKGDTLSSIAKKNKTTVSNLKKINNLKSDRIYVGQVLKVSGSATTPATSPSKSTTYKVKKGDTLSVIAKKYKTTVSNLKKLNNLKSDMIYVGQVLKVTGSTPTKDKNPAPAKVTTHTVRKGDTLSAIAKKYKTSVSKLKKTNKLISDRIYVGEVLKVQ
- a CDS encoding ROK family protein produces the protein MSYIVCFDIGGTFIKYGVFDPKGHLLYKSKMATPTSHEIPDVLNEKVKSLQHDFHLSAIGISSCGLVDREKGMILFSNNILGYSGMKLGEILFSLTKLPVSVENDVKSACLGEMWKGAVKGMRNAVFLTLGTGIGSSIVMDGRIVNGSSGLAGELGHTVIVTGGKPCSCGRKGCLERYASTSAFVQDYKEEALQKGVAVENVSGETIMELVKQGEPFALLVYERFIHSISMGLTNVIHLLNPEKIIIGGGITEGEGPFIQDINRQLRNEVMDVYGNEDTVIASSLGNDAGLYGACYLALDRMNMKESV
- a CDS encoding transposase; the encoded protein is MNDTFVKSLYESIVKENLNLYKDLIETTNVTPKTHDYWKEAISFYDSLSYENKNTLMRIIEQTMIDTISNMLGVIDGSSTLKDCSLEPKLILSSIDTEGELQDSFLEFIEEKDSSN
- a CDS encoding histidine kinase, with translation MEEKKQLFKQLKAIKDYWVKSSIKSLDENADLIWSDYEEEYQILQNLLKNDEEREAYEKVLNELIKGSIHSILVMVDGGDDLADNYTVDLVIEKKNVSLKTNGALHEEFYDYLLDIED